From Desulfatiglans sp.:
TACCTGATGAAGAATATCTTTTCTGACATCTACGCCAAAGATTCTTTCATTCAGTTCTATCTCAGCTGTCTTTTCCGCGTTTAGATTATGTACATCGATTACTATCATTTTTGCTTATCACTTCTTTAATAATCTACAATCTGCAGATTTCAATTATCGAATTATCACTACCTGGTAACGGTCCTTTTATTGCTATAAGGTTAATATCAGGTCTTACATCAAGCACCTTTAAATTTTTTACTGTGATTCTTTCGAAACCAAACCTTCCGGGAAGTTTCCTTCCTTTGACAACCCTGCCAGGTGTTGTACTGTTACCAATGGACCCAGGCACTCTATGGGATCTTGAACCATGAGTCCATCTTCCACCGCCAAACCCCCATCGTTTTACAACACCGGTAAATCCACGTCCTATACTCTTTCCGGAAACAGTAACCATGTCGCCAATCTGAAAGATATCTGCTGTAATTTCCTGACCGAGTTCATATTCCTTGGCATCCTTAACTCTGATCTCCTTGAGAAATTGAAAATATTTATTACCAGCAGCCTTTTGATGGCCTTTTAAAGGTTTATTGACCCTGCTCTCTTTCTTTTCTTCAAAACCAACCTGAATAGCCTCATAACCATCTTTATCAATGGTCTTTTTCTGAATAACAATACATGGGCCGGCTTGTACCAGTGTTACAGGCACACTCTTTCCTTCATCAAGAAAGTAGCGTGTCATGCCGAGTTTCTTACCAAATATCCTGTTGCCCATTTAACTCTCCAACCCTTTAGTTCGCTTATAATTTAATCTCTACGTCAACTCCGCCAGATAAATCCAACTTCATCAAGGCGTCGACTGTTTGCTGTGTAGGCTCCAGGATATCCAGAAGTCTTTTATGCGTTCTTATTTCAAACTGTTCTCTTGCCTTTTTGTTCACATGTGGAGACCTCAAAACACAATATCTGTTAATCACAGTAGGAAGAGGTATAGGGCCGGCTATTTTGGCGCCAGTCTCCCTGACTGTATCAACAATTTCCAAAGCAGACTGATCCAGCAATTTATGGTCATATGCCTTTAGA
This genomic window contains:
- the rpsJ gene encoding 30S ribosomal protein S10 — protein: MIEKSLANQKIRIRLKAYDHKLLDQSALEIVDTVRETGAKIAGPIPLPTVINRYCVLRSPHVNKKAREQFEIRTHKRLLDILEPTQQTVDALMKLDLSGGVDVEIKL
- the rplC gene encoding 50S ribosomal protein L3 — protein: MGNRIFGKKLGMTRYFLDEGKSVPVTLVQAGPCIVIQKKTIDKDGYEAIQVGFEEKKESRVNKPLKGHQKAAGNKYFQFLKEIRVKDAKEYELGQEITADIFQIGDMVTVSGKSIGRGFTGVVKRWGFGGGRWTHGSRSHRVPGSIGNSTTPGRVVKGRKLPGRFGFERITVKNLKVLDVRPDINLIAIKGPLPGSDNSIIEICRL